Proteins encoded within one genomic window of Deltaproteobacteria bacterium:
- a CDS encoding methylmalonyl-CoA mutase gives MDKTTKEILGEKIKDARWTPLYNPEALQRIDDTIGDWRETKVREADKKNWEVTPQTILGSKIPRNLFYGPSDVKDSDYLEDLGYPGSEPFTRGIHANMYRGRAFTRRQLSGAGSPEYVNKRIKMLLDHGATGMNLALDLPTVQMFDSDEPEARGHVGVVGVPVDCVADMEEIFKDIPIDKISASIVTHFPRNTAIIFPMYLVMAERRGIPWDKLEGSVQNDFIMESVVRNGPEFISPKATFKLQCDNIEFIRQNVPRWNYVTLNGYNLREFGSSGITEMAVALSNAIESFEEIIRRGHEVDWVAERVAFFWAPANDFFEEVARLRAVRRLWYRIMKYRFNAQNPRSMWMRCHVQTSGISLMREEPMNNVIRASYHALAAILGGAQSLHVDSYDEAYSVPTEESSLLSLRTQQIIEAETAVTQVVDPLGGSFYLETLTNQVEKAILDEIEEIEKMGGLSKCVERGWLQKKVSEFIHNEQDMIEKGEITIVGRNYYRTSDVKLPDIRVPDYPEGLEEKMKAKLDRIRRERDNNQVVRCLRNLKEACEKGENVTYHTLEAARSNATKGEMRRAIVEGFGPWRSGLIV, from the coding sequence TAATCCCGAGGCGCTTCAGAGAATCGATGATACCATCGGGGATTGGAGGGAAACCAAGGTCCGCGAAGCGGATAAGAAAAACTGGGAGGTAACCCCCCAGACCATTTTGGGGTCGAAGATCCCCAGGAATCTTTTTTACGGTCCTTCGGATGTCAAGGATTCGGATTATCTGGAAGACCTGGGGTATCCCGGCTCGGAGCCTTTTACCCGGGGAATTCATGCCAATATGTACCGGGGCCGGGCCTTTACCCGGCGTCAGTTGTCCGGGGCCGGTTCCCCGGAGTACGTCAATAAGCGGATTAAAATGCTTTTGGATCACGGGGCTACCGGTATGAATTTGGCCCTGGACCTGCCCACGGTTCAAATGTTTGATTCGGATGAGCCCGAGGCCAGAGGACATGTGGGCGTAGTGGGGGTTCCGGTCGATTGTGTCGCGGATATGGAAGAAATATTTAAAGACATCCCCATTGATAAGATAAGCGCTTCCATTGTGACCCACTTTCCAAGGAATACGGCCATCATTTTTCCCATGTACCTGGTCATGGCCGAAAGGAGAGGCATCCCCTGGGACAAACTGGAAGGCAGTGTGCAGAATGATTTTATTATGGAGAGCGTGGTCCGTAACGGACCGGAGTTCATCTCGCCCAAAGCTACTTTCAAACTGCAATGCGATAATATCGAATTTATCCGGCAAAATGTACCCCGCTGGAATTATGTCACCTTGAACGGTTACAATTTGCGGGAGTTCGGTAGCTCGGGCATCACGGAAATGGCCGTGGCCTTATCCAATGCCATTGAAAGCTTTGAAGAGATAATCCGAAGGGGGCATGAGGTGGACTGGGTGGCCGAAAGGGTAGCTTTTTTCTGGGCCCCGGCCAATGATTTTTTTGAGGAGGTGGCCAGGCTCCGGGCGGTGAGAAGGTTATGGTATCGTATTATGAAATACCGGTTTAATGCCCAAAATCCAAGGTCCATGTGGATGCGCTGCCATGTGCAGACCTCAGGTATTTCCCTGATGCGGGAGGAACCGATGAATAATGTCATCCGGGCCTCCTATCATGCCCTGGCGGCTATCCTGGGCGGGGCCCAGTCGCTCCATGTGGATTCCTATGATGAAGCCTATTCCGTTCCTACGGAAGAATCTTCCCTGCTCTCTTTGAGGACCCAGCAGATTATCGAAGCGGAAACCGCCGTGACCCAGGTGGTGGATCCTTTGGGGGGTTCTTTTTACCTGGAAACCCTGACCAATCAGGTTGAAAAGGCCATTCTGGATGAAATCGAAGAGATAGAAAAGATGGGCGGCCTGTCCAAATGTGTAGAAAGGGGCTGGCTGCAAAAAAAGGTTTCTGAATTCATCCATAACGAGCAGGATATGATCGAAAAAGGAGAGATAACAATAGTCGGCCGAAATTACTACCGGACCTCGGATGTAAAACTGCCTGATATCAGGGTACCGGATTATCCGGAAGGTCTGGAGGAAAAGATGAAGGCCAAACTGGACCGGATCAGGAGGGAAAGGGATAACAACCAGGTTGTCCGGTGCCTTAGAAACCTGAAAGAGGCCTGTGAAAAGGGCGAGAATGTGACTTATCACACCCTGGAGGCCGCCCGGTCCAATGCCACCAAAGGGGAAATGCGCCGGGCCATTGTCGAGGGCTTCGGGCCGTGGCGATCGGGTTTGATTGTTTAG